One genomic segment of Epinephelus fuscoguttatus linkage group LG19, E.fuscoguttatus.final_Chr_v1 includes these proteins:
- the LOC125880184 gene encoding tropomyosin beta chain-like, which produces MQDHDKEAQDNCREMQDHHKEAQDNCREMQDHHKEAQDNCREMQDHYKEAQDNCREIQDHHKEAQDNCREMQDHDKEAQDNCREMQDHDKEAQDNCREMQDHYKGAQDNCREMQDHHKEAQDNCREMQDHYKGAQDNCREMQDHYKEAQDNCREMQDHDKEAQDNCREMQDHYKGAQDNCREMQDHYKEAQDNCREMQDHYKEAQDNCREMQDHYKEAQDNCREMQDHYKEAQDNCQEIQDHHKEAQDNCREMQDHYKEAQDNCREMQDHYKEAQDNCREMQDHYKEAQDNCREMQDHYKEAQDNCREMQDHYKEAQDNCREMQDHYKGAPDKCREMQDHYKEAQDSCREMQDHYKEAQDNCREM; this is translated from the coding sequence ATGCAAGACCACGACAAAGAGGCACAAGACAACTGTCGGGAGATGCAAGaccaccacaaagaggcacaagaCAACTGTCGGGAGATGCAAGaccaccacaaagaggcacaagaCAACTGTAGGGAGATGCAAGAccactacaaagaggcacaagaCAACTGTCGGGAGATTCAAGaccaccacaaagaggcacaagaCAACTGTAGGGAGATGCAAGACCACGACAAAGAGGCACAAGACAACTGTCGGGAGATGCAAGACCACGACAAAGAGGCACAAGACAACTGTCGGGAGATGCAAGACCACTACAAAGGGGCACAAGACAACTGTCGGGAGATGCAAGaccaccacaaagaggcacaagaCAACTGTAGGGAGATGCAAGACCACTACAAAGGGGCACAAGACAACTGTAGGGAGATGCAAGAccactacaaagaggcacaagaCAACTGTAGGGAGATGCAAGACCACGACAAAGAGGCACAAGACAACTGTCGGGAGATGCAAGACCACTACAAAGGGGCACAAGACAACTGTAGGGAGATGCAAGAccactacaaagaggcacaagaCAACTGTCGGGAGATGCAAGAccactacaaagaggcacaagaCAACTGTAGGGAGATGCAAGAccactacaaagaggcacaagaCAACTGTAGGGAGATGCAAGAccactacaaagaggcacaagaCAACTGTCAGGAGATTCAAGaccaccacaaagaggcacaagaCAACTGTAGGGAGATGCAAGAccactacaaagaggcacaagaCAACTGTCGGGAGATGCAAGAccactacaaagaggcacaagaCAACTGTAGGGAGATGCAAGAccactacaaagaggcacaagaCAACTGTAGGGAGATGCAAGAccactacaaagaggcacaagaCAACTGTAGGGAGATGCAAGAccactacaaagaggcacaagaCAACTGTAGGGAGATGCAAGACCACTACAAAGGGGCACCAGACAAGTGTAGGGAGATGCAAGAccactacaaagaggcacaagaCAGCTGTAGGGAGATGCAAGAccactacaaagaggcacaagaCAACTGTAGGGAGATGTAA